A region of Dictyostelium discoideum AX4 chromosome 1 chromosome, whole genome shotgun sequence DNA encodes the following proteins:
- the cysA gene encoding cystathionine gamma-lyase codes for MTQPNNYKIGTNVIHAGQSADKNTGAVIVPISLSTTFLQPSPGVLHSEYDYSRSGNPTRKAFEECIAACENAKYALSFASGLATLTTITHLLKSGDEVISIDDVYGGTRRYFTRVAANFDLKFSFVDLSTLDDLKNAFTDKTRLVWIETPTNPLLKVADIKAVADYVHSRGATLVVDNTFMSPYFQNPLDLGADIVMHSVTKYINGHSDCVMGVLATNNDELYAKLKFLQNSIGAVPSPFDCFLALRGLKTLHVRMEAHQKNAFAICNFLEKHPKVERVIYPGLPSHPQHEICKRQMKGYGGMVVFFVKGSIDQSRSFLENIKLFALAESLGGVESLIELPSVMTHASVPAEERAKLGISDTLIRLSVGIEDINDLLADISQALDKC; via the exons ATGACACAACCAAATAACTATAAAATTGGAACCAACGTTATCCACGCTGGTCAATCCGCTGATAAAAATACAGGTGCTGTAATTGtaccaatttcattatcCACCACTTTCTTACAACCATCACCAGGTGTACTCCATTCT GAATATGATTATTCAAGATCAGGTAATCCAACAAGAAAAGCATTTGAAGAATGTATTGCAGCATGTGAAAATGCTAAATATGCATTATCATTTGCAAGTGGTTTAGCAACACTTACAACAATTAcacatttattaaaatctggTGATGAAGttatttcaattgatgatgTTTATGGTGGTACACGTAGATATTTTACACGTGTTGCAGCCAATTTCGATTTGAAATTCAGCTTTGTCGATCTTTCAACTTTAGACGATTTAAAGAATGCATTCACCGATAAAACTAGATTAGTATGGATTGAAACACCAACCAACCCATTATTAAAAGTAGCTGATATTAAAGCAGTTGCAGATTACGTTCACAGTCGTGGTGCTACTTTGGTTGTTGATAACACCTTTATGTCACCATACTTCCAAAATCCATTGGATTTGGGTGCCGATATCGTTATGCACTCTGTCACCAAATATATCAATGGTCATAGTGATTGCGTTATGGGTGTTTTGGCAACAAACAACGATGAACTCTACGCCAAGCTTAAATTCCTCCAAAATAGTATTGGTGCCGTGCCATCACCATTCGATTGTTTCCTCGCCCTTCGTGGTTTGAAGACTCTCCACGTTCGTATGGAAGCTCATCAAAAGAATGCTTTCGCCATTTGCAATTTCCTCGAAAAACATCCAAAAGTTGAAAGAGTCATCTATCCAGGTCTCCCATCTCATCCACAACATGAGATTTGCAAACGTCAAATGAAAGGTTATGGTGGTATGGTTGTTTTCTTTGTTAAAGGTTCAATCGATCAAAGCAGATCTTTCTTGGAGAATATTAAACTCTTTGCTCTTGCTGAATCTTTAGGTGGTGTCGAATCTTTAATTGAACTTCCATCAGTTATGACTCACGCAAGTGTTCCAGCTGAAGAAAGAGCTAAACTCGGTATCTCTGATACTTTAATTCGTTTATCCGTTGGTATTGAAGATATTAATGATCTTTTAGCTGATATCTCTCAAGCTTTAGataaatgttaa
- the rab1C gene encoding Rab GTPase: MGCSPSKEGNGSFSSTSTSFIHGSESHPEYDMLLKILVIGDSGVGKSCMLLRFADNRFTDSYISTIGVDFCIRTIELDGKKIKLQIWDTAGQERFKTITTSYYRGAHGLIIVYDITSMDSFNSIKRWLIDVDRFASPSVLKLIVGNKCDLNSKRAVDFKIAKKFADELNIPIMETSAKESTAIDEAFIKLASDIKKSTPQK, encoded by the exons atggGTTGTAGTCCATCAAAAGAAGGAAATGGATCATTTTCATCCACATCGACATCATTCATTCATGGTAGTGAATCTCACCCAGAATACGATAtgcttttaaaaatattagtaattGGTGATTCTGGTGTTGGTAAATCATGTATGTTATTACGTTTTGCTGATAATag gTTCACTGATTCTTATATTTCAACAATTGGTGTTGATTTCTGTATTCGTACGATTGAATTAGATGGTAAAAAGATAAAGTTACAAATT tGGGATACTGCAGGACAAGAAAGATTCAAGACTATTACAACAAGTTATTATCGTGGAGCACATGGTTTAATTATTGTATATGATATCACATCAATGGACTCTTTTAATAGCATAAAGAGATGGTTAATCGATGTTGATAGATTCGCAAGTCCatcagttttaaaattaatagttgGTAATAAATGTGATCTCAATTCAAAGAGAGCCGTTGATTTTAAGATTGCAAAGAAATTTGCAGATGAATTAAATATACCAATAATGGAAACTAGCGCAAAAGAATCAACTGCAATTGATGAAGCATTCATTAAATTAGCTTCTGACATTAAAAAGAGTACTccacaaaaataa
- the gdt6 gene encoding GDT family protein kinase, with translation MINKISRFKILLLFIFIISLTCAQDEELISTPEGYYDLKRFKRFQHYKNIQPNEEAGYTDLYYPDVCKNAIRNRDGAPTFNQRSFPGYTGVFDTLLITKGTNMTLDSTGFLTGLGIWSLLTLCVEGNLTVLYNPDEFSFVPVHRLVILPGGTITSHANSFLFWDTYQVDENFQEELNKRVKIDPFNFFPGLLVLGGNLNLFGNSQLTYTAKRLNDTTLELSTPFLNMKFLWNKYIITIFTESIPQGDDCLFNMDSDKRTFYLIKTNYGTCNPLRETDKLMKVVISYNRYEDNYSSYISLFSDYYGFEPNEASIFITGDSNVYIENYLIKNLGKTKNNAYSDTKLIFSPNNTSEVIGFINGTNQRFRSSLYIEFSNNVIIKNCVIIESSSETRSPLVFFGSNVYLSDNLISSKSGSSLIAQYGTENIQSINNFYFQKGVSHQTASQILNPINMDFGNEGNGIYSVSPNLLSSDDFFIGQNYSITFNFIANRSKITGFDQDCYAPCFSDSINFSNKIQYPVDFKIFNPKFLPTNNTNSDWYILNINDNGNQPGTYYTVKNLTTLDPVQFSLDNSALSFLGLEASENFKMNGNAKRLDIVNSIISSKALTNQQQIISKVSSSAISFKNSYIYSKLGQQITPIDNQIYGSLITPFYYNDSDILNQVKILSIFPNVPFQIVSGSILNVSINLQIISTADISCTFSSDNSTFSTTILVNPSDGSCVLPLVFEKEGYFNLKVTLKISTSKDYYYIVDFPKITVYNEYLFYSGWVMIDSSTDEFLFEGKIFKSGCQQQVLGNCTISTNSKFINGLPNVTETDELNRLFSSGITSINPYEPVTITIPIDKESKKNQIQLFFTHQPIDIEYSLLSIYVENQPIFLLEQLQSGLGSTFKNLTFNYENSKSLEIINISFTTRGDIYLTSMAVYSSAIPIIVTPTPTSTTSTPTPTSTTTSTPIPTTTPTTTPKTSKTTSKNKLKIALPICLFALLVAVGVLICFIFRKKKQKKQKLDNNMEDGSEMSSIKIKKENYNSFNKFKESTVFKNDDFKNYSNPTETTIYSTSDSLLNFVGSDFLNYSDPNIPLSFSKNILEFGLKGSKCDINTFLSDSLRITNNSNIILCICTVLPRNDSGEVNVSPDSFELDPNQSREIEFSLKLNCTTRFFERFAIEARHTHSFKSIHTHLFIHVESKISSKLDIKEIEVKELISQNNLSTVNIANYRGLQVVLRKIKTHSANYTKTYSQAIKKFYTEMDILSKLKNKNIVSFIGCTHDSSHLWIVTEYAPLGSLSSLIHQKKEKLSLIQKVKLMLDTAKGCEFLHSNDITNCNIKSNNLLLFSTMEKDDVCVKISDFGIKKFEVQNQNEKEIFKDEKDQKLIDVYEFGITFYETMLEETPENLSNLILEGERPTLDLEKLDADIRNIIERCWNQNKRSTFSEISISLKEKYTKLLEKNNELIQEN, from the exons atgataaataaaatttctcgttttaaaatattattattgtttatttttattatttcattgaCATGTGCTCAAGATG aggAATTAATATCAACACCTGAAGGGTATTACGATTTAAAACGGTTTAAAAGATTTCAACACTATAAAAATATCCAACCCAATGAAGAAGCAGGATATACAGATTTATATTATCCAGATGTTTGTAAAAATGCTATAAGGAATAGAGATGGAGCTCCAACATTTAATCAGAGAAGCTTTCCAGGTTATACAGGAGTATTCGACACTTTACTAATAACAAAGG GTACCAATATGACATTGGATTCAACCGGTTTCCTTACTGGTCTGGGTATCTGGTCACTCTTGACTTTATGTGTTGAAGGAAATTTAACGGTACTTTATAATCCAGATGAATTTTCTTTCGTACCTGTTCATAGGTTAGTTATACTACCAGGTGGAACTATAACATCCCATGCAAATTCATTTCTATTCTGGGATACTTACCAAGTTGATGAGAATTTTCAAGAAGAATTAAACAAAAGAGTAAAGATTGatccttttaattttttcccTGGTCTACTAGTCTTGGgaggaaatttaaatttatttggtaataGTCAATTGACTTATACTGCTAAACGATTGAACGATACTACATTGGAACTATCAActccatttttaaatatgaaaTTTCTATggaataaatatataattacaaTCTTTACAGAATCAATACCACAAGGTGATGATTGTCTTTTTAATATGGATTCAGATAAAAGAACTTTTTACTTAATTAAAACCAACTATGGTACTTGCAATCCATTACGGGAAACAGATAAACTCATGAAAGTAGTAATCTCATACAACCGATATGAGGATAATTACTCAAGCTATATATCTCTTTTTTCAGATTATTATGGTTTCGAACCAAATGAAGcttctatttttataacaGGTGATTCAAATGTctatattgaaaattatcttattaaaaatttaggcaaaacaaaaaataatgcaTACAGTGatacaaaattaatattttcaccaAATAATACAAGTGAAGTTATAGGGTTTATAAATGGTACCAATCAAAGATTTAGAAGTTCTTTATATATAGAGTTTTCAAATAAtgttatcattaaaaattgtgTAATTATAGAATCTTCTTCAGAAACAAGATCACCGTTAGTATTTTTTGGTTCAAACGTATATTTAtcagataatttaatttcaagtAAATCTGGTTCAAGTTTAATAGCACAATATGGAACTGAAAATATTCAatctataaataatttttattttcaaaaaggTGTTTCACATCAAACTGCCtctcaaatattaaatccaATTAATATGGATTTTGGAAATGAAGGAAATGGCATTTATTCAGTATCACCAAATCTTTTATCAAgtgatgatttttttattggtcaaaattattcaattacTTTTAACTTTATTGCCAATAGGTCAAAAATTACTGGTTTTGATCAAGATTGTTATGCACCATGTTTTAGTGATTCAatcaatttttcaaataaaattcagTATCCtgtagattttaaaatttttaatccaAAGTTTTTACCAacaaataataccaatagCGATTggtatattttaaatataaatgataatggAAATCAACCAGGTACCTATTATACagtaaaaaatttaacaacTTTAGATCCCGTACAGTTTTCATTGGATAATAGCGCTTTATCCTTTTTAGGTCTAGAAGCAagtgaaaattttaaaatgaatggTAATGCCAAAAGATTGGATATTgttaattcaattatcaGTTCAAAAGCTTTAACcaaccaacaacaaataatttcaaaagtttCATCATCAGCTATTAGCTTTAAAAATTCTTATATATACAGTAAATTAGGTCAACAAATTACACCTATAGATAATCAGATTTATGGATCATTAATTACaccattttattataatgattcagatattttaaatcaagttaaaattttatcaatttttccCAATGTCCCTTTTCAAATTGTATCAGGTTCTATATTAAATGTTAGCATAAACcttcaaattatttcaacGGCTGATATTTCATGCACTTTCTCTTCAGATAATTCTACTTTTAGTACAACAATTTTGGTTAACCCATCAGACGGAAGTTGTGTTTTACCACttgtttttgaaaaagaaggttattttaatttaaaagtcACATTAAAGATTTCAACATCaaaggattattattatatagtTGATTTTCCAAAGATTACAGTATataatgaatatttattttattcaggATGGGTAATGATTGATTCAAGCACAGATGAATTTCTATTTGAaggtaaaatatttaaatcagGTTGCCAACAACAGGTATTAGGTAATTgtacaatatcaacaaattcaaagtTTATAAATGGCTTGCCAAATGTAACAGAAACAGATGAACTTAATAGATTATTTTCAAGTGGTATAACATCAATCAATCCATATGAACCTGTGACAATTACAAtaccaattgataaagaatcaaaaaagaatcaaatccaattattttttactcaCCAACCAATTGATATAGAATATAGTCTATTATCAATATATGTAGAAAATCAACCAATATTCCTTTTAGAACAATTACAAAGTGGTTTAGGttcaacatttaaaaatttaacatttaattatgaaaattcaaaatcactAGAAATAATCAACATTTCTTTCACAACAAGAGGTGATATCTATTTAACTTCAATGGCGGTTTATTCATCAGCCATCCCAATAATCGttacaccaacaccaacatcaacaacatcaacaccaacaccaacatcaacaacaacatcaacaccaattcCGACAACAACACctacaacaacaccaaaaaCATCAAAAACAACCtccaaaaacaaattaaaaattgctTTACCAATTTGCCTTTTTGCTCTTTTGGTTGCTGTTGGAGTTTTaatatgttttattttcagaaaaaaaaaacaaaagaaacaaaaattagataataatatgGAGGATGGAAGTGAGATgtcttcaattaaaattaaaaaagaaaattataattcttttaaCAAGTTTAAAGAGTCAACAGTATTTAAAAAcgatgattttaaaaattattccaATCCAACCGAAACAACAATTTATAGCACTTCCGATTCACTTTTAAACTTTGTTGGCTCTgactttttaaattactcTGACCCAAACATCCCCTTATCCTTtagtaaaaatattttagaatttGGATTAAAAGGTTCAAAATGCGATATCAATACCTTCCTTTCCGATTCTTTACGAATAACAAATAACtctaatattatattatgtATTTGTACAGTTCTTCCAAGAAATGACTCTGGTGAA gtAAATGTTAGTCCAGATTCTTTTGAATTAGATCCAAATCAATCAAGAGAGATAGAATTTTCTTTAAAGTTAAATTGCACAACAAGA TTTTTTGAAAGATTTGCTATTGAGGCTAGACATACTCACAGTTTCAAGTCAATTCACACTCACCTTTTCATTCATGTTGAATCTAAGATTTCCTCtaaa TTGGATATAAAAGAGATTGAAGTTAAAGAATTGATTtcacaaaataatttatcaactgTTAATATAGCAAATTATAGAGGTTTACAAGTTGTTTTGAGAAAGATTAAAACTCATAGCGCAAATTACACCAAAACTTACTCTCAAGCAATCAAAAAATTCTACACAGAAATGGATATACTCTCAAagttaaaaaacaaaaatattgTTTCATTTATTGGTTGCACTCACGACTCTTCTCACCTTTGGATTGTTACTGAATATGCACCATTGGGATCTCTTAGTTCTCTTATCCatcaaaagaaagaaaaactttcattaattcaaaaagtcaa gtTAATGTTAGATACAGCAAAGGGGTGTGAATTTCTACACTCAAATGATATTACGAATTgtaatataaaatcaaataatttattactcTTTTCAACAATGGAAAAAGATGATGTTTGTGTAAAAATTTCAGATTTTGGtataaaaa aatttgaAGTACAAAaccaaaatgaaaaagaaatttttaaagatgaaaaagatCAAAAGCTAATTGATGTTTATGAATTTGGAATTACATTCTATGAAACAATGCTTGAAGAAACTCCAGAAAACCTATCTAATTTAATATTGGAAGGTGAGAGACCAACTCTTGATTTGGAAAAATTAGATGCAGACATTAGAAACATAATTGAAAGATGCTGGAACCAAAACAAAAGGTCAACATTTTCAGAGATTAGTATTTCactaaaagaaaaatatacaaaattGTTGGagaaaaataatgaattaatacaagagaattaa
- the DG1007 gene encoding hypothetical protein encodes MKKSSNKFVSPVKSTTNNNTTPNKFVSPTKTTTVTTSSKGTKPEIPTPTKTFKKSSTSFQSPTKTTSTDTTTTTTATTTTTIPIKTPTRKLGSSFQTPTKLTFQTPNDKDESSSSSSSILTKSSPIGEIFKTIPQYILQYLDKYIENDKEKQDLKSIIQYSYENWNNNPFNHNDLKLSLNEDNNNNSKDYIKKLILKLVENNILKEIILNSNSDKVVKVYSSIPWHKVTSYHYLEMEIKRFEKEQQQQQQTNNNNINNKYNKIAPKNSTVSMVATLSPSKSKSSGNHLSNSPISSSSTPNKKRKPPIAFNLNEIDNSNFDGSKKFKKVISDDKDSNVSSGGKNTILSSKYELQIERELQNFVDEKKRILKSIAEKKELLTKFQSKSNSPVSEQKKTIPTSTEEKRIDDLILKWKKGCQDATTLLQEKLVETLAQSASCNSGSVSGGGVSGYNSYGDSNYHGGGGGNNDDDDDENKDYSEFSEYEIQEYKEQMKLAREPMSATKLYILKQFGVDPKFVNLDEENDCFLKEGDLLLNKSSKNSKTIKKK; translated from the coding sequence atgaaaaaaagtaGTAATAAATTTGTTTCACCAgtcaaatcaacaacaaataataatactacacCCAATAAATTTGTTTCACCAACTAAAACAACTACAGTAACAACATCTAGTAAAGGTACCAAACCAGAAATACCGACACCAactaaaacatttaaaaaatcatctACTAGTTTTCAATCtccaacaaaaacaacatcTACAGAtacgacaacaacaacaacagcaactactacaacaacaataccaatTAAAACACCAACTAGAAAATTAGGTAGTTCATTTCAAACACCAACAAAACTAACATTTCAAACTCCAAATGATAAGgatgaatcatcatcatcatcatcttcaattttaaccaaatcatcaccaattggtgaaatatttaaaactataCCACAATATATACTACAATATTTAgataaatatattgaaaacgataaagaaaaacaagatttaaaatcaattatacaATATTCATATGAAAATTGGAACAATAATCCATTTAATCATAATGATTTAAAGTTATCTTTAAATGaagataacaataataatagtaaagattatattaaaaaattaattttaaaattagttgaaaataatatattaaaagaaattattttaaatagtaatagtgaTAAAGTTGTTAAAGTTTATTCATCAATACCATGGCATAAAGTAACAAGTTATCATTACTTGGAAatggaaattaaaagatttgaaaaagaacaacaacaacaacaacaaacaaacaataataatatcaataataaatataataaaattgcaCCAAAGAATTCAACAGTATCAATGGTAGCAACTTTATCACCATCAAAATCAAAGAGTAGTGGTAATCATTTATCAAATTCGccaatatcatcatcatcaacaccaaataaaaaaagaaaaccacCAATTGCtttcaatttaaatgaaattgataatagtaattttgATGGaagtaaaaaatttaaaaaagttattagTGATGATAAGGATTCAAATgttagtagtggtggtaaaaatacaatattatcatcaaaatatgaattacaaattgaaagagaattacaaaattttgtagatgaaaagaaaagaatattaaaatcaatagcagaaaaaaaagaattgttAACAAAGTttcaatcaaaatcaaatagtCCAGTATCTGAACAGAAAAAGACAATTCCAACATCTACAGAAGAGAAGAgaattgatgatttaatattaaaatggaAAAAGGGTTGTCAAGATGCTACAACTTTATTACAAGAGAAATTGGTTGAGACATTAGCTCAATCAGCATCTTGTAATAGTGGTAGTGTTAGTGGTGGAGGTGTTAGTGGTTACAATAGCTATGGTGATAGTAATTAtcatggtggtggtggtggtaataatgatgatgatgatgatgaaaataaagattataGTGAATTCTCTGAATATGAAATTCAAGAGTATAAAGAACAAATGAAGTTAGCAAGAGAACCAATGTCTGCTACCAAACTTtacattttaaaacaatttggtGTTGATcctaaatttgtaaatttagatgaagaaaatgattgttttttaaaagaaggtgatttacttttaaataaatcatcaaaaaattctaaaacaataaaaaaaaagtaa
- the vps37 gene encoding Modifier of rudimentary family protein (Similar to Modr), with protein MSKPDLNSLSIKMKQINLLKERFSHTIEVVKDSTFKIPFLNVHLLISLPVNFPNSPPAYFLEILQTHQPVSLPPNYQWTQISNLASVTVHIMEPFIKDSRILETLIEQVKRSQAMQQQQQQQQQQQRNQQAQQQYSPPPPYKDQPINKQPAQQQPQPVQQKPQQQQNGTNKIPMIPTEFPELKSKSVEELEELLKNEDSLNAFIYSYDEVSELSNRKSKLLSENERLTKITDPLPNDINDLSANLMTSKQKLEELKRKQEQLQQKKNSIADKYSQQNLLEILNDSISDLESESDNIVHSFLEGNLELKEFKKQFKEKRSSYHSKCANKDLFFK; from the exons ATGTCAAAACCAGACTTAAATTCTCTTTCAAT TAAAATGAAACAAATAAACCTCTTAAAAGAGAGGTTTAGTCATACTATAGAAGTTGTCAAAGATTCTACCTTCAAAATTCCTTTCTTAAATGTACATTTATTAAT TTCATTACCAGTCAATTTCCCCAACTCACCACCAGCATATTTTTTAGAGATTTTACAAACACATCAACCAGTATCATTACCACCAAATTATCAATGGACACAAATTAGTAATTTAGCATCAGTAACTGTACATATAATGGAACCTTTTATAAAAGATAGTAGAATATTAGAAACATTAATTGAGCAGGTTAAAAGATCTCAAGCaatgcaacaacaacaacaacaacaacaacaacaacaaagaaatcaacaagcacaacaacaatactCCCCACCTCCACCATATAAAGATCaaccaattaataaacaaccagcacaacaacaaccacaaccagtACAACaaaaaccacaacaacaacaaaatggaACTAATAAAATACCAATGATACCAACAGAATTCCcagaattaaaatcaaaatcagtAGAAGAATtagaagaattattaaagaatgaaGATTCATTAAAtgcatttatttattcatatgATGAAGTTAGTGAATTATCAAatagaaaatcaaaattattatcagagAATGAAAGATTAACAAAGATTACAGATCCTTTACCAAATGATATCAATGATTTATCAGCAAACTTAATGACATCAAAACAAAAACTTGAAGAGTTAAAACGAAAACAagaacaattacaacaaaaaaagaattcaatCGCTGACAAATACTCTCAACAAAACTTATTGgaaatattaaatgattcaatatcTGATTTAGAGTCTGAATCTGATAATATAGTTCATTCATTTTTAGAAGgtaatttagaattaaaagaattcaaaaaacaatttaaagaaaaaagatcTTCCTATCACTCCAAATGTGctaataaagatttattttttaaataa